CTGAAGGCCTGCTCAACCTCCTCGAGATGGTTGTGCGGTGCTACGACTGCTGACTCTCATGCGGTGCCCACCTCGTCATAGTGGATGAGGAGGACCGCGTGATTGTCGAGAAGGAGCTTGTGACCGGCGGCGAATGAAGGCGCGGCCCAAAACACTGGCCTGCGCTGGACAACCTTGCCCGGGTGTGCTGGTCACACCTCCTTCCTCCCCTTTTTCTTGTTCAAGATTCAGCTCTTGTTATGCATGAGAGTCTGAAGCTGAGTGATACTCTCCTGAGATTATTCGGTCATGTTGGACAGTCTTGTACATACGCAGTGCGACGCATGTGTGTCTGTGTGGTCACGCTACTCCTAGGGTCTGCTCGACAGTTGGCGAGTCGTCAAGGTGTGCTCCTTCACAGTGCCGCTCCTTGACGGACCCGTTGGCACCCCATGGATGTCCAACTCCCTCCAACTAAGAATGAACGGTCTATCCCACAGGACCACATCACCAATGTTCTTATCAACCCCATGAGTGAAACAGGAGGCATCCTGACTCAGGTGGTCTCAACTGTGGCAGACATGGTTTCTTCCGAACGGTTGATTCAATACTTTGTCATCACGTATGCGTTCTCGTGGGTCTTCTGGATACCTATGGCCTTTCAGAGTGCTGGTCTGTTACTTCCCTCCCTGCTGAGTGACTTTCTTGCAAGTCCGTTCAATCCGGCACCCTTCGGTCCCTTAGTTGCTGCACTGGTTCTGAGTGTCAAGTACGGCGGCGCTGCAGGTGCGAAAGCCCTCCTGGCAAGCGGGGTGAACCATCGATTCCCAAAGGTCTGGTTGATACCTGCTCTGCTTCTAATGCCTGCTGTAATACTTGCATCTGCCGCCATCGGTGTGCTGAGCATGGACTTCGCCTTTCCCATCCTCGTCGCTGAGGAGCTTGTCTTCGTTCTGCCAGTCGCCTTTGTTGTGGTGCTCCTGACTGCGGGTCCGCTCCAGGAGGAGTTCGGGTGGCGAGGGTATGCACTGCCAAGACTTCAGGCCAGATTCGGAGCATTGGTGTCAAGTGTCATCCTTGGACTGCTGTGGGCAGGCTGGCACTTGCCTCTCTTCTGGGTGTTTGCTGGTGTACCGAACGCAATGTACTACTCACATCCGGTATGGGTGATGTTTGCTGCCGTGACCCTCAACAGCATTGTCTTCACATGGGTATACAATAACACTGACAACAGCGTACTCAGTACCATGTTGCTTCACACGTCCTTCAATCTCTTCCTCTGGCTGATACCCATCACCAGCTCGGTCTGGGCGACATACGCTTCGGTGGCCTTGCTCCTACTCGTCGCGGTTGTGATAGTTGCTGTGAATGGACCGACCTCATTCCGCAGGCAACACTGAGCAGCCTTCGGGTGGCTCCTCGGGGATCACGGATTGTACTGTGTCACATACGAGTACGTGAGTGTCCCGTGTCTTGAAGCACCAGTGCAGGTCATGCGGATCCAGGGCACGGAAACGCAATCCCATGCTTCCATCTGACACGCAGAGAAGGTGTGCTCCATGAAGAACGCGCTGTCATTGTCTTCTTGATGTACAGAAGTGTACAGTGCTGAACATCACGGGGCAATCTTTATTACTGGGCGGGAAACGACGCGTTCCGGAGATGATACGACGTGAGGGATAGTCTTCACACGAGGCGGTTGCGTTCATCGCTAAGAGGCAGGTACTACTAGCCTTCGAACGCTCTTCAGAGTCAGTCGTCTCTCCGTGTACTACTTCTGATGGGACTGCTCGGTCAGTGCGATTCCTATCGCGGTCCAGGGTCCCGTCAGCGTCTAGTTCTGAAAGAATACCATTGCAGGTGACATGATGTGTCTAAGTTGAGACTAGCAATACCTAATGGGCACTTGAATGATGCGACACTGAGCATACTCTCGTCCGCCGGCTACAGGATATCTGGCGAGAAGCGGACGTACCGACCAGCCATCAACGACCATCATATCGACCTGAGGATGCTTCGTCCACAGGAGATTCCGATCTTTGTGAGTGAGGGCATCCAAGACGTTGGTATCACCGGATACGACTGGATGTGCGAATGTGGCGTTGACGTGGAACTGCTTGTTGACCTTGAGTACTCGCCGGTGCGAATCGTTGTTGCAGTCCCGAATGAGATGAACTCCGTGAACTCGCTTGGAGACCTGATAGAACTCTTTGCTCAAAGAGGGAAACAGCTGCGAGTGTTCACAGAGTATCTGACGCTGGCGAAGCGGGCACTGCTCAACGACCCTGTCTACAAGAAGTACTACGGCAGCTCTGAACCGATGGTCATCACTCCGTGGTGGCGCACCGGCAGTAACAGCCAGGTTGGAGTCTACCTCTCGTTCGGAGCCACTGAGGCCAAGCCCCCGACAGCAGCGGATGCGATAGTCGAAGTAGTGGACACAGGCACATCGCTTGAGCAGAATGGACTGAAGCCGGTGGCGACCCTGCTGAAGTCGACAGCTGTCCTGATAGCCAACAGGCAGGCCATGGAGGACCCTGTGAAGAGAGAGAAGATTGCAGATATCATGACTCTCCTGAGAGGGGTTGTCGAGGGTCGCAAGAAGCTCCATGTGTTCATCAACGTGCAGAGAGACCGGCTCGAGGAACTCCTCAGTCAGCTACCGGCGCTGCAGAGTCCGACGGTCTCACAGTTGTCGGACCCCAACTGGGTGGCGGTTAACACGGTTGTTGACAGAACCGAGTTCCTGTCACTCATACCGAAGCTGAGGAGGCTTGCTCAAGGACTGGTGGTGTTTGAGCCACGGCAAGTGCTTCCTCTTGTCACGGACGGAGGGAGGGACTCGCAATGATTGACATTCGTCTGGTCAGAGTGGATGCCCGGTCCAACATGCCGCTGACGGGCAGGTATCCATCAACGACGACATACTTGGACGGAGTGGAGAACTCAGTGCGGGCCATAGTGGAGATGGTGAGGCAGAGGGGTGACATGGCACTGCTGCAGCTGTCGGCGGAGTACGACTCTTGCACTCCGTCCTTGGAGAGGTTGAGAGTGGACCGTGCGGCTGTTGAGGACGCGTATAGCAGAGTGTCAGACTCACAGGTCGCGGCACTCGTCAAGGCCAAGGAACGCATTGAGCAGGTGTCCGAAGCGCTACTTTCCCGGTTGTCTTTCGTACTGAAGGACGGGGGCATGAGGATCTACTTCAGATACACACCACTCGATGAGGTTGGCTGCTACGTGCCCGGAGGCGAGGCAAGCTATCCCAGCTCCCTTCTCATGTGCGCAGTGCCGGCCAAGACCGCAGGCGTGCGGCGTGTGGTCGTATGCACGCCGCCTCGAGCAGCTGACCGGCTGGCGCTCACTCTTGTTGCTGCGGACCTCTGCAGGGTCGACGAAGTATACCTGACCGGAGGAGCTCAGGCCATAGCTGCCCTTGCGTACGGCACCGAGAGTATCCGTCCAGTCCAGAAGATTGTCGGGCCGGGCAACAGCTACGTGACTGCTGCCAAGAGAATGGTGTCCTCAGACACGATGATAGACATGCCTGCGGGACCTAGCGAGCTGCTCGTGCTTGCTGATGACTCTGCTGATCCAACGTTGATAGCTCTCGACATGATATCGCAGGCAGAACACAGCGTTGAGGCAGTCGCAGTACTGGTCACCAATTCGATGGACATGGCCCAGAAGGTGAGGGATGCACTTGACAGTATGCTGTCGGACCTGCCTCGTGAGGATGTGGTCCGAGAGTCACTGAGGCGGAACGGGGCACTCTATGTCTGCGAGACCCTCGAGGAGTGTATAGGACTTGTCAACGACTTCGCGCCTGAGCACCTTGAGATAGTGACCAGGGACCCTGATGCGATCCAGACACGCATAACGTCTGCAGGTCTCGTGCTGCTGGGTCCATACACACCAG
This window of the Candidatus Thorarchaeota archaeon genome carries:
- a CDS encoding CPBP family intramembrane metalloprotease; the protein is MDVQLPPTKNERSIPQDHITNVLINPMSETGGILTQVVSTVADMVSSERLIQYFVITYAFSWVFWIPMAFQSAGLLLPSLLSDFLASPFNPAPFGPLVAALVLSVKYGGAAGAKALLASGVNHRFPKVWLIPALLLMPAVILASAAIGVLSMDFAFPILVAEELVFVLPVAFVVVLLTAGPLQEEFGWRGYALPRLQARFGALVSSVILGLLWAGWHLPLFWVFAGVPNAMYYSHPVWVMFAAVTLNSIVFTWVYNNTDNSVLSTMLLHTSFNLFLWLIPITSSVWATYASVALLLLVAVVIVAVNGPTSFRRQH
- the hisG gene encoding ATP phosphoribosyltransferase — encoded protein: MSKLRLAIPNGHLNDATLSILSSAGYRISGEKRTYRPAINDHHIDLRMLRPQEIPIFVSEGIQDVGITGYDWMCECGVDVELLVDLEYSPVRIVVAVPNEMNSVNSLGDLIELFAQRGKQLRVFTEYLTLAKRALLNDPVYKKYYGSSEPMVITPWWRTGSNSQVGVYLSFGATEAKPPTAADAIVEVVDTGTSLEQNGLKPVATLLKSTAVLIANRQAMEDPVKREKIADIMTLLRGVVEGRKKLHVFINVQRDRLEELLSQLPALQSPTVSQLSDPNWVAVNTVVDRTEFLSLIPKLRRLAQGLVVFEPRQVLPLVTDGGRDSQ
- the hisD gene encoding histidinol dehydrogenase; this encodes MIDIRLVRVDARSNMPLTGRYPSTTTYLDGVENSVRAIVEMVRQRGDMALLQLSAEYDSCTPSLERLRVDRAAVEDAYSRVSDSQVAALVKAKERIEQVSEALLSRLSFVLKDGGMRIYFRYTPLDEVGCYVPGGEASYPSSLLMCAVPAKTAGVRRVVVCTPPRAADRLALTLVAADLCRVDEVYLTGGAQAIAALAYGTESIRPVQKIVGPGNSYVTAAKRMVSSDTMIDMPAGPSELLVLADDSADPTLIALDMISQAEHSVEAVAVLVTNSMDMAQKVRDALDSMLSDLPREDVVRESLRRNGALYVCETLEECIGLVNDFAPEHLEIVTRDPDAIQTRITSAGLVLLGPYTPVAASDYGLGVNHVLPTSGYGRVFSSLSVLDFVRFFHVVEATNDGLRDVASSVCELAEAEGLRNHARAVRRRLSD